The DNA segment CAGCCGGCGTCGCCCACCTCGTCCTCCTCTCCGGGCGCGGCGAGCAGGGCGCGATCGACAGCGAGCAGGCCGTCCGCGAGTCGGGGGTGAGCCACACGATCGTGCGGGCCGGCTGGTTCGCGCAGAACTACACCGAGGGCCTGCTGCTGCCGGGTGTCCTGGACGGCTCGATCATCCTGCCCGCCGGCGACGTCGCCGAACCGGTGGTGGACGCCGACGACATCGCCGACGTGGCCTTCGCCGCCCTGACCGACCCGCGCCATGCGGGACGGACCTACGAGGTCACCGGCGCCCGCTCGCTGACCTTCACCGAGATGGCCGCCGTCATCAGCGCCGCGTCCGGCCGCCGGGTGTCGTTCGTGGACGCTCCGCCGGCGGCGTTCCGTTCCGGCTTGGCCACCCTGGTGGGCGACGCGCAGGCTGCCATGTTCACCGCCCTGCTCCAGGAGATCTTCGACGGCCGCAACGAGAAGCCCGGCACCGGGGTCGTCGACGCCCTGGGCCGGGAACCGCGCGACTTCACGGCTTTCTGCCACGCCGCGGCAGGGTCCGGAGCATGGTGACCCCTTCGCCGGTGGCCTCTTCGCCGATGGCCGCCGGCCCGGCTTCGAGCAGGCGAACCGTAGCGGTGATCCTCGGCGTGGCCGGCCTCGTAGCCATGACCATCGGCGCGGCAAGCTTCCTCGCACCGGAGGCGTTCCACGAGATGAGCGGCACGACCGGCTCCCTCAACGAAACCCGCGCGAACGGAGGCGGCCTGCTGGGCGCCGGCACCCTGATCTTCCTGGGCGCGATCCGCCGACCGGCGACGGCGCATGCGGCAGTACTCGGCGCGGTCCTCTACCTCGGCTACGCCCTGGGCCGCCTCCTCAGCGCCACCCTCGACCCAGCCCCGAACGCCGGCCTGGTAACCGCGATGGTCGCCGAACTGGCACTGGGAGTGGCGTGCGTCTTCGCCTATCGGCGCGCCACCTGACCGCTCACGCAGAACCGTTGTCCTGCCGTGCCATGGCGCGGCGTGCCCTGACACGGCCTGCCCTGGCGGCTGCGGGTGGTTGCCTGGCCCAGGTCGGATTTCCAGGCGGGCGGGCGCGCAACGCCAGGCCGTAGCGCCGCTTGCTCACCGCTGCCACGCCAGGTCGAATTCCCAAGCAGGCAGGCGCGCAGGCAGGCAGGCGCGCAGGCAGGCAGGCGCGCAGGCAGGCAGGCGCGCAGGCAGGCAGGCGCGCAGGCAGGCAGGCGCGCAGGCGGGCGCGCAAGCGCCAGGCCCTGGCGCCGCTCCCTTTCCTCTGCGGTCCCAGGTCGGGTTTCTCGGCTGGCGGCAGCGCACCACCAGCCCGTGGCGCCGCTTCCTCTCCGCGGCCGGGCCGGCACGACTGCGGTATTCACGCTCTGCACCGGCGTCGGCTGATCGGTGGAGTAGTGGGGGCCCAGAGCACCCACGACCTTCCACAAAGCCTCAACGATCCAAGATCCTCGTCACCTCCCGTAGTCGTGGAAGGTGCCTCGCCCTGATCAGCTCGGCGGCTTGGTAACGGGGATAGCGGCTCAGGGCGGCCGCTATCCCCGTACGAGGAGATGGCTCAGCTCTGATCGCGCGCTATGCGAACCAGCTCGATCAGGCCACTCGCGTATTCCTGCGACTCGGCGTGGGCCTCGTCGTAGGGCGGCTGGAAACCGACGCCCTCCCACTGCTGGGTCTCGGCATTCCAGAGATCGTTGCCGACCTCGAAGTTCCAGGCGGTGATGCCCAGGTCGTAGTAGAGGTGGTCGGCCGAGTTACCGGCCGCGGAGTAGAGCACGTCGGCCACCGGCCCCGTGTAGGAAGGCCAGGTCACGGTACCTCGCGAGGAGGCGATCGCGCCGACGATGCGCTTGGCGCTGCTCAGGAAGAACGCGGACTCCTCGATGGACGGGCGGGGCAGGGTGATCCGGCCGGGGATCTTGTAGGCGCCCGGCGACCACATGAAGTAGCCGCCGTAACTGTGCACGTTGAGCGAGAACTTGATGTTCCTGTTCCGGGAGGCCAACGCTACGACGTTCCGGCTCTCCGCCTCGGACAATTCGGACGTTCCCGCGAAAGTCCCGGACAGGCAGTTAGCGCTGCCTCCGACATATCCGTCAAAATATGAACCAACCGCATAGTTCCGGTTCACATCCACGCCCCACGAATTGCGGTAGCGGGGGTCGCGCTGGGCGCCCGTGCAGTGGTTGACCAGGTTCTTCCGCTGGAAGTTGAAGTCGTTGAAGGAGTAGTTCGCCCCGTCCGGGTTGACCGTCGGGATGATGAAGACGTCGGTGCCGTCGACCAGCGAGCGCGTCTCCGGGTCGGTGGCGTAATTGGCCAGCAGCCGCTCGGCGAACTCCAGCGTGACCAGCGGCGTCGCCCACTCGCGCGCGTGCTCCTGGGAGTAGGCGAGCACACCGGGCTTGGTGCCGTTGCGCACCTTGCCGATCCGCAGCGCCTGCACGGTCTGCGGTTTCTTCGACACCTCGGTCCCGGCCAGCCCGTCGTCGAGCCGCACCGGCGCCACCACCGGCATGATCGCGTCCTTCTCGGTGAAGGCCCGGAACTTCCGGGGGTACGTCGCGGTGATGTGCGCGGCGACCTCGGTCGTCGTGCTGATCACCTCGCCGCCTGCTCCGGTCGCGAGTCTCACGGTCAGGACCCGATCGGAGTACGCCGAACCGAGCGTGGCATTCGCCTTCCCCGGATCGACGGTGCGGACCTGCACGCCGTTGAATCCCTGGTCACCGAACTTGACCGACTCCACGACGACGGCGCCGGCAGCCGGGTCACCGAGCGTGGCGACAGCCGTCCGCCGATAGCCCTGCGTCTTGTTCGGCAGGTTGATCACGTCGACGAGTTTCGGGTACTGCCGGTGCAGCCGCTTGATCCGCGCGGTGATGTCGGCCGGCGTCATGTAGGCGCTGATGAAGTCCTTCTGATAGCCGACCGGTGTCGCGGGCGGAGTGCTGCCCGGCCACGCCGACGGGGTGATCGCCCGGCTCTGCCCGCCGAGGCTCGACGTGGCGGTCACCGAGACCGGTTTCGCGGGCAGCGGCTGCGGGAGGGCGTAGTGGTACTGGTATTCGCCGGCGTCCTCGAACCGCACCAGCGGGTACGACCCGGTCGCGCCGTCCGCCGTCCTCCAGGTGACGGTGATCTCGACGTCCGGATCGTCGGAGGCGGTGGTGGCCACCTGTGTCTGGAGGAACGTCTGCCCCTTGCTCGTCCACCAGTAGGCCTGGAGGAACTGCAGCGTGTCCGCGCTCGCCGCGGTCAGTCGCTGGGCACTCGCCTGCGCGGTGGGAATCACCTGCACGGGTGTCGCACCCGCCTGCCGCAGCGCTGTCAGCTCACTGCCGTCGACGACCACGTCGGCGAGCACGGCTCCCGGAGTCGTCCGGGGGCGCGCGGCGATGTCGGCCCCGCTGATCAGGAGGCGCTCGAACGCGGCCTCGTCGGCCAGCTGGAATCGGATGAGGGCCGTCTCGCCCGGGTCGAGGGTGATCTGTTCTTCTGCTGCCTGGGCTGCCCCCGGTTGAATCGTGAGTAGTGACGTGGTGAGCATGGCGGCGGTCAGGATCGCTGGCCAGCGCATCGAACCTCCTGCGGCGTCGAAGGATGTCGCCTCCCACCGCAATCCAAAGATTCGAATCTGTCAATCCCATGAGGCGGCAACCCTGTCGAGCCACTCGCCGATCAGCGCCTCGAACAGCGCCGGCTGCTCGATCTGCAGGTTGTGCCCGGCGACATCGAGCACCGCGACCGTCGCCCGCGGGTAGCGCGACACCAGGCCGACCTGGTCGGCGAAACCGACCGTCGCGTCCTGCAGACCGGCCAGGATCAGCGACGGGCGGGAGAAGGGCGGCCCCGCGTCCGGATCCTCGCTGAGCTCCCACCGCTCGGCGATCCGGGCCATCGCGGTCGCGTCGGCCAGCTGCAGCCCGGGCCAGATCTCCTCGGCGAAACGCCGGAGCACCGGCGCCGTCCGCACCACCGCCATCTCCTCGAACTCGGCGAGCAGAGCCGCGTCGGCGACCCCGGCGGCGAGATCCGGATCCCGGCGCAGCACCCGGTGAGGGGGCACGGTGCGCCGGGACCGCGGCAGCACCACGGTCGGGCAGATCAGGCCGACGCCGAGGACCTGGGCGGGACGGTCACGGGTCACGGCACGGGCGAGATAGCCACCGTACGACTCGCCGAGCAGCAGGAACGGCTCCTCGCCGACCTCGGCGTCGATGAATCGGTGGATCTCGGCGAGCACGTCGTCGGAGCTGGCGATCCCCGGCGGCGCTGCGGACCGGCCCATGCCGGGGAGATCGGGATAGAGACGGCGGTAGCCCGGGCGGGCGGTGAAGACGGGCTCGAGACAGCCGGACATCAGCCGGTGGTCGGGTGTCCAGCCGTGCAGCGCGACGACCGGGACCCCGGCGCCCACATCGAGGAAATGCATGCCCGGGATGCTGCCACCCGCCTATGACAGAAACCGGCGGACCTCGGGCAGCCGGGCGGCGTCCTCGTCGGTCAGCGCCGGGTCGGCGGCGCGGATGACCAGGGCTTCACCGAGGCCGGCGTGGACTTCTTCGCCCGCGATCCGGACGTACGCGGAAAGAAAGGCATGGGCCGGCTCCGCCATCGGATGCGCGGGGTCGAGGGCGACCTGACCGAGGATCACCGCGGTGAGCGCCACGTCGACGGCGGGCCGGCCGAGCGCCGCGTTGTTCCAGTCGATGACGACCGGGCCGCGACGGGTGAGCATGACGTTCTCCGGATGCAGGTCACGATGGAGGATCCTGCCTCCGGGGAAGGGCACGTCGTGCAACCGCCGATGCAGATCGGCCAGGCAGGAGGCGCCCTCCTGCACAGCGAGCCGCCCCGCCGCGTACGCCGCCGTCATCGTGGGGCCGTCGAGCCGCTCCATCACGAGATCAGGACCCGTCGCCTCGTACACCTGGGGAATCGGGAAATCGAAGCGTGAGAGCCGCTCCATGATCTCCGCCTCCCGGGTCGCGTCCGTGCCGTCGCGATAGCGGCGCAGGACGCGATGGGCGTCGAGGGCGTAGACGTCGGCCTGCCGTCCGGTTCCGATCAGCTCCCCTGTCGTCACCGGATCGACCGTAGCGACGCCGCCCGGAAATCGGTATGTCGCGACGCCTAATACCGCGCTACTATGCCTCGCATGATAGTTGCCCAGGACGTGCCGGCCGAGGACGCCGAGCGGCACACCCAGCTGCTGCGCGGCGCGCTCGACATGTGCCTGCTCGCGCTGCTGGCGGCCGAGCCCTCGCACGGCTATGAGCTGGTGCGCCGGGTCGAGGCCGCTGGTTTCGGCGCGGTCAGTTACGGCACCGTCTATCCCCTGCTGACCCGCATGCGCCGTCTCGGCCTGGTCACCGACGAGCAGCAGGCGAGCCCGTCCGGCCCACCGCGGAAGGTCTATGCGCTCACCGCGCCGGGCCGCGCGCGCCTCGACGCCTGGCAGCGGCAGTGGACCCGGTTCGCGGGCACTGTCGCCGCCGTCCTCGCGATATCCGACACCTCCCCGAGGAGCTGACAGTGGACACCATCGACAGCGTGCTGAGCGCCGCCGACCAAGCCTGGCGGTCCTATGGTGTGCATCCCCCCGACCGTGCGGCGCTCGCGGCCGACCTGCGCGGCGATCTGGAGGCCGCGGTGGCGGACGGCGCCGGGCCGCACGAGCTGATCGGCCCGGATGTCGCGGGGTTCGCCCGCAGGCTCGCCGACGAGGCCGGCGTCCGGCGTCACCATCCGACCTACGCGCGGTTGTTCAGCACGATGCTGATCGGCGCGGCGCTGACGGCGGTGATCGCCTATGAACTGGTGACAGCCCTCTCCCCGATGATGATCCGCGCCGTCGACCTGGACGATCCGGCGCGGGTGCCGCTGGTCGTCGCGCTGGCGGTCTACTACGGCATCCCCGCGGCGATCGTGGTCGCGGGCGCGGTGCTGGCGGTGCGCTGGCGTCTGCGCGACCTGCACCGGGTGCGGGAGACGTGCCGGGCGATGATCCTACTGCTGCCGATCGCGGGGCTGCTGGTCACGCCGGTGGTGATGGGCTTCGCCTGGGCGACGGGTTACAGCACCGATCCGGTGGTGGTCGCGTTCGAGGTGGCGATGGTGATGGCGGCGCTGTCCGGGGCGACCTACCTCGCCCGGCGGTGGGCGCTGCGCGAGAGGCAGGGCGCGGCCACCCCGCCACCGATGACCACCGCAGGCCCGCGCGTGGCCTGAGCCGTGAAGAAGACGCGCGTGGCCTGAGTCAGGGAGTAAGACCGGGGAGTGAGAAGGCCGGCCTCCGAAGAGACCGGCCGTGGAAGGGAGCGGATCAGTGCAGGATGACCGGCGCCGCGCCCTTCTCCTGGTCGAGCAGGTGGGACTTCTCCTTCTTGCGCGGCAGGAAGAAGGCCGGGATCAGCGTGAGCAGCGTCAGCACGAAACCGACCATGAAGGTCGTCGCGAACGAGTCGGCGGCGAACTGGAGGCCGCGTTCGAGCAGCGACGGGTCGGGGAACTGCTGGGCGACCGCCGGGTCCTGCTGGGCCGCGATGGCCAGGCCGGCCTCGCTCACCGGCTCGCCGCTCACCGGGTTGGTGACGCCGGGGATGATCGGCGACTGGTTGAGCTGCTTGGTCAGGATCACCGAGAAGATCGCGGAGCCGATCGAGCCGGCGATCTGCTGGAGGATGTTCAGCAGCGTGGAGCCGCGGGCCACCTCGTGGTTGGTGAGCGTGCGCAGCGCCGAGGTC comes from the Actinoplanes sp. OR16 genome and includes:
- a CDS encoding phosphotransferase, yielding MTTGELIGTGRQADVYALDAHRVLRRYRDGTDATREAEIMERLSRFDFPIPQVYEATGPDLVMERLDGPTMTAAYAAGRLAVQEGASCLADLHRRLHDVPFPGGRILHRDLHPENVMLTRRGPVVIDWNNAALGRPAVDVALTAVILGQVALDPAHPMAEPAHAFLSAYVRIAGEEVHAGLGEALVIRAADPALTDEDAARLPEVRRFLS
- a CDS encoding alpha/beta fold hydrolase, whose protein sequence is MHFLDVGAGVPVVALHGWTPDHRLMSGCLEPVFTARPGYRRLYPDLPGMGRSAAPPGIASSDDVLAEIHRFIDAEVGEEPFLLLGESYGGYLARAVTRDRPAQVLGVGLICPTVVLPRSRRTVPPHRVLRRDPDLAAGVADAALLAEFEEMAVVRTAPVLRRFAEEIWPGLQLADATAMARIAERWELSEDPDAGPPFSRPSLILAGLQDATVGFADQVGLVSRYPRATVAVLDVAGHNLQIEQPALFEALIGEWLDRVAASWD
- a CDS encoding PadR family transcriptional regulator — its product is MIVAQDVPAEDAERHTQLLRGALDMCLLALLAAEPSHGYELVRRVEAAGFGAVSYGTVYPLLTRMRRLGLVTDEQQASPSGPPRKVYALTAPGRARLDAWQRQWTRFAGTVAAVLAISDTSPRS
- a CDS encoding NmrA family NAD(P)-binding protein, whose amino-acid sequence is MTKPVLVVGASGKTGRRVVQRLAGAGLPYRPAGRSTPEPFVWEQPSSWGAVLAGAGSAYVVHPELAATGAATLIGDFAAAAAAAGVAHLVLLSGRGEQGAIDSEQAVRESGVSHTIVRAGWFAQNYTEGLLLPGVLDGSIILPAGDVAEPVVDADDIADVAFAALTDPRHAGRTYEVTGARSLTFTEMAAVISAASGRRVSFVDAPPAAFRSGLATLVGDAQAAMFTALLQEIFDGRNEKPGTGVVDALGREPRDFTAFCHAAAGSGAW
- a CDS encoding M14 family zinc carboxypeptidase, which codes for MRWPAILTAAMLTTSLLTIQPGAAQAAEEQITLDPGETALIRFQLADEAAFERLLISGADIAARPRTTPGAVLADVVVDGSELTALRQAGATPVQVIPTAQASAQRLTAASADTLQFLQAYWWTSKGQTFLQTQVATTASDDPDVEITVTWRTADGATGSYPLVRFEDAGEYQYHYALPQPLPAKPVSVTATSSLGGQSRAITPSAWPGSTPPATPVGYQKDFISAYMTPADITARIKRLHRQYPKLVDVINLPNKTQGYRRTAVATLGDPAAGAVVVESVKFGDQGFNGVQVRTVDPGKANATLGSAYSDRVLTVRLATGAGGEVISTTTEVAAHITATYPRKFRAFTEKDAIMPVVAPVRLDDGLAGTEVSKKPQTVQALRIGKVRNGTKPGVLAYSQEHAREWATPLVTLEFAERLLANYATDPETRSLVDGTDVFIIPTVNPDGANYSFNDFNFQRKNLVNHCTGAQRDPRYRNSWGVDVNRNYAVGSYFDGYVGGSANCLSGTFAGTSELSEAESRNVVALASRNRNIKFSLNVHSYGGYFMWSPGAYKIPGRITLPRPSIEESAFFLSSAKRIVGAIASSRGTVTWPSYTGPVADVLYSAAGNSADHLYYDLGITAWNFEVGNDLWNAETQQWEGVGFQPPYDEAHAESQEYASGLIELVRIARDQS
- a CDS encoding DUF4345 domain-containing protein encodes the protein MVTPSPVASSPMAAGPASSRRTVAVILGVAGLVAMTIGAASFLAPEAFHEMSGTTGSLNETRANGGGLLGAGTLIFLGAIRRPATAHAAVLGAVLYLGYALGRLLSATLDPAPNAGLVTAMVAELALGVACVFAYRRAT